A stretch of Brassica napus cultivar Da-Ae chromosome C6, Da-Ae, whole genome shotgun sequence DNA encodes these proteins:
- the LOC106408099 gene encoding uncharacterized protein LOC106408099 produces MKDRMLDGPTLAPLIERVLAETLKTPFSRRITDVRYRPAEKICLLNFSGKADPTDHITAFNIAMGRIKFSDEERDAGYCRLFVESLQGPALGWFTGLEQDSINDFHDLTSAFLKQYIMFTRQGATLSDLWNLSQGANQSLRDFMEKFKAVASKVHIPDSIAVDALMNTLYFKSLFREDLYRNPTKSLQDAIARSNNFIRMEEDTAAILKKMNAAAKPTTAPKAPEPRQEPRQHATCNKPNQQKRFVYVVEYKNPPPGSTVVVREKGWNVWENDEKPFHKSKAHDTRNCRHLVDALFSSYENGIANVELPKLRQNNTKSWSKNKETKAHKNQDKAGARPKRVEDDKPEEQDEDEGEAQIKEEQPHNRRRVQVILARPSSSSDEEEDSKGRDSHESSNKRPSENGRPEESNDLRNKLRRKSQTIDRVRVSRRFQCSTPAQATGR; encoded by the exons ATGAAAGACCGAATGCTTGATGGACCTACTTTGGCGCCGTTAATCGAACGCGTCCTCGCCGAAACCCTAAAAACCCCCTTTTCTCGGCGAATCACCGACGTACGGTACCGACCAGCCGAGAAAATCTGCCTTCTGAATTTTTCCGGAAAGGCAGACCCGACTGACCATATCACCGCATTCAACATCGCGATGGGTCGAATTAAATTTTCCGATGAGGAAAGAGACGCTGGCTACTGTCGGCTCTTCGTTGAGAGTCTTCAAGGACCAGCCCTTGGATGGTTCACTGGATTGGAACAAGATTCCATCAACGACTTTCACGACCTGACGTCCGCGTTCCTCAAGCAGTACATTATGTTTACGAGACAAGGAGCGACCCTATCCGACCTTTGGAACCTATCTCAGGGAGCGAACCAAAGCCTCCGCGACTtcatggagaagttcaaagcTGTCGCTTCGAAGGTGCATATCCCGGACAGCATCGCCGTTGACGCCTTGATGAATACCCTATACTTCAAGTCCCTGTTTCGCGAGGATCTCTACAGAAACCCCACAAAGTCGCTTCAAGATGCTATCGCGAGgtcgaacaacttcatccgGATGGAAGAGGACACAGCAGCGATACTCAAGAAAATGAATGCGGCCGCTAAACCGACGACTGCTCCAAAAGCTCCTGAGCCACGCCAAGAACCCCGACAGCACGCCACATGCAACAAGCCCAATCAGCAGAAAAGATTTGTCTACGTCGTCGAATATAAAAACCCGCCCCCGGGGTCGACTGTCGTCGTACGCGAGAAGGGTTGGAACGTCTGGGAGAACGACGAGAAGCC CTTCCATAAGTCCAAGGCGCACGATACGAGGAACTGCAGGCATCTGGTCGATGCGCTCTTCTCATCTTACGAAAATGGAATAGCCAACGTCGAGCTTCCCAAGCTTAGGCAGAACAACACCAAGAGCTGgagcaaaaacaaagaaacGAAAGCTCATAAAAATCAAGACAAGGCCGGAGCCCGACCCAAACGCGTAGAAGATGACAAACCAGAGGAGCAGGACGAAGATGAGGGCGAAGCGCAAATCAAAGAAGAGCAACCTCATAACCGTCGACGCGTCCAAGTTATCCTCGCACGACCAAGTTCCTCTTCGGACGAAGAAGAGGACAGCAAAGGCCGCGATTCGCACGAATCTTCCAACAAGCGACCAAGTGAAAACGGCAGACCGGAAGAGTCAAATGACTTGAGAAACAAGCTCAGGCGAAAGTCGCAGACAATCGACCGTGTAAGAGTGAGTCGAAGATTCCAGTGTTCAACCCCAGCTCAAGCCACGGGTCGTTGA